A section of the Streptomyces sp. V3I8 genome encodes:
- a CDS encoding DUF3117 domain-containing protein produces the protein MAAMKPRTGDGPLEVTKEGRGIVMRVPLEGGGRLVVELTPDEADALGDALKKVVG, from the coding sequence ATGGCGGCCATGAAGCCGCGAACGGGCGATGGCCCGCTCGAGGTGACCAAGGAGGGGCGGGGCATCGTCATGCGCGTTCCGCTCGAAGGCGGCGGTCGGCTCGTCGTCGAGCTGACCCCCGACGAGGCCGACGCGCTCGGCGACGCTCTCAAGAAGGTCGTCGGCTGA
- a CDS encoding enoyl-CoA hydratase/isomerase family protein produces the protein MADTVLYEVDDGLATITLNRPEAMNAMNDVTKVALRDAAQAAAADDSVRAVLLTAAGDRAFCVGQDLKEHVGSLLATRESGSGEGVMSTVQEHYNPIVRALTGAAKPVVAAVNGVAAGAGFGFALAADYRIVADTASFNTSFAGVALTADSGISWTLPRVVGPSRAADLLLFPRSISAQDAYELGIANRVVPSAELAAEGLKLARALAAGPTLAYAALKESLAFGISHSLEETLEKEDELQTRAGSSEDHVIAVQAFVNKEKPKFVGR, from the coding sequence ATGGCCGACACCGTGCTCTACGAGGTGGACGACGGACTCGCGACCATCACGCTGAACCGCCCCGAGGCGATGAACGCGATGAACGACGTGACGAAGGTCGCCCTGCGGGACGCGGCGCAGGCGGCCGCGGCGGACGACTCCGTACGGGCCGTGCTGCTGACCGCGGCCGGCGACCGGGCGTTCTGCGTGGGCCAGGACCTCAAGGAGCACGTCGGCAGTCTGCTGGCCACGCGGGAGTCGGGCTCCGGCGAGGGTGTGATGAGCACGGTCCAGGAGCACTACAACCCGATCGTGCGGGCGCTGACCGGGGCCGCGAAGCCGGTGGTGGCCGCCGTCAACGGCGTCGCGGCCGGCGCGGGCTTCGGGTTCGCGCTCGCCGCGGACTACCGCATCGTCGCCGACACCGCCTCCTTCAACACGTCGTTCGCCGGGGTCGCGCTGACCGCCGACTCCGGGATCTCCTGGACGCTGCCCCGGGTCGTCGGGCCCTCCCGCGCCGCCGACCTGCTGCTCTTCCCGCGCAGCATCAGCGCGCAGGACGCGTACGAGCTGGGGATCGCCAACCGGGTCGTGCCGTCCGCCGAGCTGGCCGCGGAGGGGCTGAAGCTGGCCCGTGCGCTGGCCGCGGGTCCGACGCTGGCGTACGCCGCGCTCAAGGAGTCCCTCGCCTTCGGGATCTCCCACTCCCTGGAGGAGACGCTGGAGAAGGAGGACGAACTGCAGACGCGGGCCGGGTCCTCGGAGGACCACGTGATCGCCGTGCAGGCGTTCGTCAACAAGGAGAAGCCGAAGTTCGTCGGGCGGTGA
- a CDS encoding DNA-3-methyladenine glycosylase I, whose protein sequence is MSDVLKGADGALRCPWGLSTEDYVAYHDEEWGRPVHGDDALYERLCLEAFQSGLSWITILRRREGFRTAFAGFRIAEVAAFTDADEERLLADPGIIRNRAKIEATVANARVLADWSPGELDGLIWSYAPDAATRPVPKTLADVPAVTDESTALSKALKKRGIRFVGPTTAYALMQACGLVDDHLADCVSRKGGAP, encoded by the coding sequence GTGAGTGACGTCCTGAAGGGCGCCGACGGGGCCCTGCGCTGCCCCTGGGGGCTGTCCACCGAGGACTACGTGGCGTACCACGACGAGGAGTGGGGCCGCCCGGTCCACGGCGACGACGCGCTGTACGAGCGGCTGTGCCTGGAGGCGTTCCAGTCGGGCCTGTCCTGGATCACGATCCTGCGCCGCCGCGAGGGGTTCCGTACCGCCTTCGCCGGCTTCAGGATCGCCGAGGTCGCGGCGTTCACGGACGCCGACGAGGAGCGCCTCCTCGCCGACCCGGGCATCATCCGCAACCGCGCCAAGATCGAGGCGACGGTCGCCAACGCGCGCGTGCTGGCGGACTGGTCCCCGGGCGAGCTCGACGGCCTGATCTGGTCGTACGCGCCGGACGCGGCGACGCGCCCGGTCCCGAAGACCCTCGCCGACGTCCCGGCGGTCACCGACGAGTCGACCGCCCTCTCCAAGGCCCTCAAGAAACGGGGCATCCGCTTCGTCGGCCCCACCACGGCCTACGCCCTGATGCAGGCGTGCGGCCTGGTCGACGACCACCTGGCGGACTGCGTGTCCCGCAAGGGCGGCGCCCCGTAG
- a CDS encoding DivIVA domain-containing protein, translating to MFMFLFLVVALVVVVGAVTLAVLGGGGDGNGGALPEVAPERLRDPLPPDRPVHRGDVEALRFPLTLRGYRMADVDDALSRVGAELAERDARIADLEAALAGARPTAVTSLRKPVEDDHR from the coding sequence ATGTTCATGTTCCTGTTCCTGGTCGTCGCCCTCGTCGTCGTGGTCGGCGCGGTGACCCTCGCCGTGCTCGGCGGAGGCGGTGACGGCAACGGCGGCGCCCTCCCCGAGGTGGCTCCGGAGCGGCTGCGGGACCCCCTTCCCCCGGACCGCCCGGTGCACCGCGGCGACGTGGAGGCACTGCGCTTCCCGCTGACCCTGCGCGGCTACCGCATGGCGGACGTGGACGACGCCCTGAGCCGCGTCGGCGCCGAACTGGCCGAGCGGGACGCCCGTATCGCCGACCTGGAGGCCGCGCTGGCCGGAGCCCGCCCGACCGCGGTCACCTCGCTGCGCAAGCCGGTGGAGGACGACCACCGGTGA
- the folP gene encoding dihydropteroate synthase, whose protein sequence is MLRLGRREFDAHEPVIMAIVNRTPDSFYDQGATFRDEPALARVEQAVSEGAAIIDIGGVKAGPGEEVSAEEEARRTVGFVAEVRRRFPDVVISVDTWRHEVGEAVCEAGADLLNDAWGGVDPRLAEVAGRYGAGIVCTHAGGAQPRTRPHRVAYDDVMADILRVTLGLAERAVSLGVARESVLIDPGHDFGKNTRHGLEATRRLGEMVSTGWPVLVSLSNKDFVGETLDRPVKERVVGTLATTAVSAWLGAQVYRVHEVAETRQVLDMVASIAGHRAPAVARRGLA, encoded by the coding sequence ATGCTCAGGCTGGGCAGGCGCGAGTTCGACGCGCACGAGCCGGTGATCATGGCGATCGTGAACCGGACCCCGGACTCCTTCTACGACCAGGGGGCCACCTTCCGCGACGAGCCCGCGCTCGCGCGCGTGGAGCAGGCGGTGTCCGAGGGCGCCGCGATCATCGACATCGGCGGGGTCAAGGCCGGGCCGGGCGAGGAGGTGTCCGCCGAGGAGGAGGCGCGGCGGACCGTCGGCTTCGTCGCCGAGGTGCGGCGGCGCTTCCCCGACGTGGTCATCAGCGTCGACACCTGGCGGCACGAGGTGGGCGAGGCCGTGTGCGAGGCCGGCGCCGACCTGCTCAACGACGCGTGGGGCGGGGTCGATCCGCGGCTCGCCGAGGTCGCCGGGCGGTACGGGGCGGGGATCGTGTGCACGCACGCGGGTGGCGCGCAGCCGCGTACGCGTCCGCACCGCGTCGCCTACGACGACGTCATGGCCGACATCCTGCGGGTGACGCTGGGGCTGGCCGAGCGGGCCGTGTCGCTGGGCGTGGCCCGGGAGTCCGTGCTCATCGATCCCGGCCACGACTTCGGCAAGAACACGCGGCACGGTCTGGAGGCCACGCGGCGGCTCGGGGAGATGGTGTCGACCGGGTGGCCCGTGCTGGTGTCGTTGTCCAACAAGGACTTCGTGGGCGAGACGCTGGACCGGCCGGTCAAGGAGCGGGTGGTGGGGACGCTGGCCACCACCGCGGTGTCCGCGTGGCTGGGGGCGCAGGTGTACCGGGTGCACGAGGTCGCCGAGACGCGGCAGGTGCTGGACATGGTGGCGTCCATCGCGGGGCACCGGGCGCCGGCGGTCGCCCGGCGGGGGCTGGCCTGA
- a CDS encoding TIGR00730 family Rossman fold protein, with translation MATGNPEGSKQPPEEQQLGPVLRRRGQVQASTTDQRLLDAGGPSDWVHTDPWRVLRIQSEFIEGFGTLAELPAAISVFGSARTPADSPEYEAGVALGRGLVEAGFAVITGGGPGAMEAANKGACEAKGVSVGLGIELPFEQGLNEYVDIGLNFRYFFVRKMMFVKYAQGFVVLPGGLGTLDELFEALTLVQTQKVTRFPIVLFGTEYWGGLVDWLKNTLIAQGKASEKDLLLFHLTDDVDEAVALVSKEAGR, from the coding sequence ATGGCTACCGGCAACCCCGAGGGCAGCAAGCAGCCACCGGAGGAGCAGCAGCTGGGCCCCGTGCTGCGCAGGCGGGGACAGGTGCAGGCGAGCACGACGGACCAGCGTCTGCTGGACGCCGGCGGGCCGTCGGACTGGGTGCACACCGATCCCTGGCGCGTGCTGCGCATCCAGTCGGAATTCATCGAGGGCTTCGGCACGCTGGCCGAACTTCCGGCCGCGATCAGCGTGTTCGGCTCGGCGCGGACCCCGGCGGACTCCCCCGAGTACGAGGCGGGGGTCGCGCTCGGCCGCGGTCTGGTCGAAGCGGGCTTCGCGGTGATCACCGGCGGCGGTCCCGGCGCCATGGAGGCCGCCAACAAGGGCGCCTGCGAGGCGAAGGGCGTCTCCGTCGGCCTCGGCATCGAACTGCCCTTCGAGCAGGGGCTCAACGAGTACGTCGACATCGGACTCAACTTCCGCTACTTCTTCGTGCGCAAGATGATGTTCGTCAAGTACGCGCAGGGGTTCGTGGTCCTGCCCGGCGGTCTCGGCACCCTCGACGAACTCTTCGAGGCCCTCACGCTCGTACAGACCCAGAAGGTGACGCGCTTCCCGATCGTGCTCTTCGGCACGGAGTACTGGGGCGGGCTGGTGGACTGGCTCAAGAACACCCTGATCGCCCAGGGCAAGGCCTCGGAGAAGGACCTGCTCCTGTTCCACCTCACGGACGACGTGGACGAGGCGGTGGCACTGGTGTCGAAGGAGGCGGGGAGGTAG
- the dapE gene encoding succinyl-diaminopimelate desuccinylase — translation MADTPLDLTLDAARLTAQLVDFPSESGTEKPLADAVETALRALPHLTVDRYGNNVVARTDLGRAERVVLAGHIDTVPIADNVPSRLDEDGVLWGCGTCDMKSGVAVQLRIAATVPAPNRDLTFIFYDNEEVAADLNGLKHVAEARPEWLEGDFAVLLEPSDGQVEGGCQGTLRVLLRTTGERAHSARSWMGSNAIHAASAILARLASYEPRYPVIDGLEYREGLNAVGISGGVAGNVIPDECVVSVNFRYAPDRSEEEALAHVREVFADCGVDEFVVDDHSGAALPGLSHPAAAAFIEAVGGTPQPKYGWTDVSRFSALGVPAVNYGPGNPHLAHKRDERVETAKILAGEERLRAWLTA, via the coding sequence ATGGCCGACACCCCGCTTGACCTCACGCTGGACGCCGCCCGGCTCACCGCGCAGCTCGTCGACTTCCCGTCCGAGAGCGGCACCGAGAAGCCCCTCGCGGACGCCGTCGAGACCGCCCTGCGCGCCCTGCCGCACCTCACGGTCGACCGCTACGGCAACAACGTCGTCGCGCGGACGGATCTGGGCCGGGCCGAGCGCGTGGTCCTGGCCGGGCACATCGACACGGTGCCCATCGCGGACAACGTGCCCTCGCGCCTGGACGAGGACGGCGTGCTCTGGGGCTGCGGCACCTGCGACATGAAGTCGGGCGTCGCGGTGCAGCTGCGGATCGCGGCCACGGTGCCGGCCCCCAACCGCGACCTCACCTTCATCTTCTACGACAACGAGGAGGTCGCCGCCGACCTCAACGGCCTCAAGCACGTGGCCGAGGCCCGTCCCGAGTGGCTGGAGGGCGACTTCGCGGTCCTCCTGGAGCCTTCCGACGGACAGGTCGAGGGCGGCTGCCAGGGGACCCTGCGGGTGCTCTTGAGGACCACGGGGGAGCGGGCGCACTCCGCGCGCAGCTGGATGGGCTCCAACGCCATCCACGCCGCCTCCGCGATCCTCGCCCGCCTCGCCTCCTACGAGCCGCGCTACCCCGTCATCGACGGCCTCGAATACCGCGAGGGCCTGAACGCCGTCGGGATCTCGGGCGGGGTGGCGGGCAACGTCATCCCCGACGAGTGCGTGGTGAGCGTCAACTTCCGGTACGCGCCCGACCGCAGCGAGGAGGAGGCGCTCGCCCACGTCCGCGAGGTCTTCGCCGACTGCGGTGTGGACGAGTTCGTCGTCGACGACCACAGCGGCGCGGCCCTGCCCGGCCTGTCCCACCCGGCCGCGGCCGCCTTCATCGAGGCCGTCGGGGGCACGCCGCAGCCCAAGTACGGCTGGACGGACGTCTCCCGCTTCAGCGCGCTCGGCGTCCCGGCGGTCAACTACGGCCCCGGCAATCCGCACTTGGCGCACAAGCGGGACGAACGGGTCGAAACCGCCAAGATCCTGGCGGGTGAGGAGCGGCTGAGGGCCTGGCTGACGGCCTGA
- a CDS encoding heavy metal transporter, which translates to MPEPSPTPVTRAPATRVRRGRLLRFGAALAVLLGVAGYLTVQYLTGGSGAPGCTVVSGRGDSTSYEFTPEQAVNAATITAAGTNRGMPERAVTIALATALQESGLRNIRHGDRDSLGLFQQRPSQGWGTEAQIMDPTYAAGEFYEHLEKVAHYTELPLTVAAQRVQRSGFPDAYAKHEPDATLLAAALTGRTAATLTCEGRPDVRPGGPEAVRAALVRDFGRGVFQEAGAPVAATPSPVPPGTSAPAAPSTGASGSAGSRTVTVPVPETAATGGGQRQRGWALAHWAVANSSALRLERVSYAGRVWTAGNARGEWRTDDPGSPKAIGDVRIVTGQ; encoded by the coding sequence GTGCCTGAGCCGTCCCCCACTCCCGTCACTCGCGCACCCGCCACCCGCGTGCGCCGCGGCCGCCTCCTGCGCTTCGGAGCGGCCCTGGCCGTGCTGCTCGGCGTCGCGGGCTACCTCACCGTGCAGTACCTGACCGGCGGGTCGGGAGCGCCCGGATGCACGGTCGTCTCGGGCAGGGGCGACAGCACGTCGTACGAGTTCACGCCGGAGCAGGCGGTGAACGCGGCGACGATCACGGCGGCCGGCACCAACCGCGGGATGCCCGAGCGGGCCGTCACGATCGCCCTCGCGACCGCGCTGCAGGAGTCCGGCCTGCGCAACATCCGTCACGGCGACCGGGATTCGCTCGGCCTCTTCCAGCAGCGGCCCTCGCAGGGCTGGGGCACCGAGGCGCAGATCATGGACCCGACGTACGCGGCGGGCGAGTTCTACGAGCACCTGGAGAAGGTGGCGCACTACACGGAGCTGCCGCTCACCGTCGCCGCGCAGCGCGTCCAGCGCAGCGGTTTCCCGGACGCGTACGCGAAGCACGAGCCGGACGCGACGCTCCTCGCGGCGGCGCTGACCGGGCGGACCGCCGCCACGCTCACCTGCGAGGGCCGCCCGGACGTGCGGCCCGGCGGCCCGGAGGCGGTGCGCGCCGCGCTCGTACGGGACTTCGGGCGCGGGGTCTTCCAGGAGGCGGGCGCCCCGGTGGCCGCCACCCCGTCGCCCGTTCCGCCGGGCACGTCCGCCCCGGCGGCCCCGTCCACCGGGGCGAGCGGCTCCGCGGGCAGCCGCACGGTGACCGTGCCCGTCCCGGAGACCGCGGCCACCGGGGGCGGGCAGCGGCAGCGCGGCTGGGCCCTCGCGCACTGGGCTGTGGCCAACTCGTCCGCGCTGCGCCTCGAACGGGTGTCGTACGCGGGCCGGGTGTGGACCGCCGGGAACGCCCGCGGCGAGTGGCGGACCGACGACCCGGGCTCCCCGAAGGCCATCGGCGACGTCCGGATCGTCACCGGGCAGTAG
- a CDS encoding ATP-binding protein, with amino-acid sequence MSLPLTRRIARVALLIAAGAAPVVGAAGSASAAELPATPDLGGLSALDNAGTTVDGAAQNATETAGDTGGKAVKKAVPAAGRTGGKAVKTATPAAQKTAGDLAGTTGDVVGDTAGSAAKDGLPTDSVSKGGLPAEGLPLQGLPLG; translated from the coding sequence ATGTCCCTCCCCCTGACCCGTCGGATCGCCCGTGTCGCGCTGCTCATCGCGGCGGGGGCGGCGCCCGTGGTCGGCGCGGCCGGCTCCGCGAGCGCGGCCGAACTCCCGGCCACCCCGGACCTCGGTGGTCTGAGCGCGCTGGACAACGCCGGCACGACCGTCGACGGTGCTGCCCAGAACGCCACCGAGACGGCCGGCGACACCGGTGGCAAGGCCGTGAAGAAGGCCGTCCCCGCCGCGGGCAGGACCGGCGGCAAGGCCGTCAAGACCGCGACGCCCGCCGCGCAGAAGACCGCCGGGGACCTCGCCGGGACCACGGGTGACGTGGTCGGTGACACGGCCGGGTCCGCCGCGAAGGACGGTCTGCCGACCGACTCCGTCTCCAAGGGCGGGCTGCCGGCCGAAGGACTGCCGCTGCAGGGGCTGCCGCTCGGCTAG
- a CDS encoding bifunctional succinyldiaminopimelate transaminase/glutamate-prephenate aminotransferase, translating into MSAVSDRLPAFPWDKLEPFKATAAAHPGGIVDLSVGTPVDPVPELVRKALVSAADSPGYPTVWGTPELRDALVGWCERRLGARDFTHRNVLPVVGSKELVAWLPTQLGLGPGDRVAHPRLAYPTYEVGARLARAEPVAYDDPTELDPAGLKLLWLNSPSNPTGRVLSRQELTRIVAWAREHGVLVFADECYIELGWEADPVSVLDPEVCGGSYEGIVAVHSLSKRSNLAGYRAAFLAGDPAVLGDLLQIRKHGGMMTSAPTQAATVAALSDDTHVQEQRERYAARRRSLREALVRHGFRIEHSEASLYLWATRDEPCWDTVAHLAALGVLVAPGDFYGPAGDRFVRVALTATDERVQAAVDRLKAA; encoded by the coding sequence GTGTCAGCAGTCTCCGACCGGCTCCCCGCCTTCCCCTGGGACAAGCTGGAGCCCTTCAAGGCGACGGCCGCCGCTCACCCGGGCGGCATCGTCGACCTCTCCGTCGGCACCCCGGTCGACCCGGTGCCCGAGCTGGTCCGAAAGGCCCTGGTCTCGGCGGCCGACTCGCCCGGCTATCCCACGGTGTGGGGGACCCCGGAGCTGCGGGACGCGCTGGTCGGCTGGTGCGAGCGGCGGCTGGGCGCGCGGGACTTCACCCACCGCAACGTCCTGCCGGTGGTCGGCTCCAAGGAACTGGTCGCCTGGCTGCCGACCCAGCTGGGTCTCGGCCCCGGGGACAGGGTCGCCCACCCCCGCCTCGCCTACCCGACGTACGAGGTCGGCGCCCGGCTGGCCCGCGCGGAGCCCGTCGCCTACGACGACCCGACCGAGCTGGACCCCGCCGGTCTGAAGCTGCTGTGGCTCAACTCCCCGTCGAACCCCACGGGCCGGGTGCTGTCCCGGCAGGAGCTCACCCGGATCGTCGCGTGGGCGCGCGAGCACGGTGTCCTCGTGTTCGCCGACGAGTGCTACATCGAGCTGGGCTGGGAGGCCGACCCGGTCTCGGTCCTGGACCCCGAAGTGTGCGGCGGCTCGTACGAGGGGATCGTCGCGGTCCACTCGCTGTCGAAGCGGTCGAACCTCGCGGGCTACCGGGCGGCGTTCCTGGCCGGTGATCCCGCGGTCCTGGGCGACCTGCTCCAGATCCGCAAGCACGGCGGCATGATGACGTCGGCGCCCACGCAGGCCGCCACGGTCGCCGCCCTGTCCGACGACACCCACGTCCAGGAGCAGCGCGAGCGGTACGCGGCCCGCCGCCGGTCCCTGCGCGAGGCCCTCGTCCGGCACGGCTTCCGCATCGAGCACAGCGAGGCGAGCCTCTACCTCTGGGCGACCCGCGACGAGCCCTGCTGGGACACGGTGGCCCATCTGGCCGCCCTGGGCGTCCTGGTGGCCCCGGGCGACTTCTACGGCCCCGCGGGCGACCGGTTCGTCCGCGTGGCCCTGACCGCCACGGACGAAAGGGTCCAGGCGGCGGTGGACCGCCTGAAGGCGGCCTGA
- the fdxA gene encoding ferredoxin, whose amino-acid sequence MTYVIAQPCVDVKDKACIEECPVDCIYEGQRSLYIHPDECVDCGACEPVCPVEAIFYEDDTPEEWKDYYKANVEFFDELGSPGGASKLGLIERDHPFVAALPPQNQ is encoded by the coding sequence GTGACCTACGTCATCGCGCAGCCTTGTGTCGACGTCAAGGACAAGGCGTGCATCGAGGAGTGCCCGGTCGACTGCATCTACGAGGGCCAGCGGTCCTTGTACATCCACCCGGACGAATGCGTCGACTGTGGTGCCTGTGAGCCGGTCTGCCCGGTCGAGGCGATCTTCTACGAGGACGACACTCCCGAGGAGTGGAAGGACTACTACAAGGCGAACGTCGAGTTCTTCGACGAGCTCGGCTCGCCCGGTGGTGCCAGCAAGCTGGGACTCATCGAGCGCGACCACCCCTTCGTCGCAGCGCTCCCGCCGCAGAACCAGTAG
- a CDS encoding GNAT family N-acetyltransferase, with protein sequence MDFSAHFRLEVRVTPADVGKRISVRQLRIGAPESEKFTDTVGVLTSWDDGVLLITRRSGENVRIPESSLVAGKVVPAAPARRRGPAASYGELARISARAWQPVEREPLGEWELRAASGFTRRANSVLPLGDPGVPLDEALTRVREWYAARGLPAYAQTATGAAGTQELLCAELESRGWVREVSAELWIGALAPVADLPDPPGPGRTVALSREADEGWLGRYQRKGVGEVALRVLGSGPSVWFATVPGDVPGTPAAIGRCVVDGRWAGFAAVEVDPALRRRGLATTVMTALARRALDEGASAAWLQVETENTGARALYARMGFAPHHTYHHYRAPAPAPAPSPEGGAGNRAGGPRGEFGGDATDRYRSA encoded by the coding sequence GTGGATTTCTCTGCACACTTCCGCCTCGAGGTCCGTGTCACCCCCGCTGACGTGGGAAAACGTATCTCGGTACGGCAGCTGCGAATAGGGGCCCCTGAGAGTGAGAAGTTCACCGACACGGTCGGTGTTCTCACATCATGGGACGACGGTGTGCTGCTGATCACACGCCGGTCCGGGGAAAATGTCCGTATCCCGGAATCGTCGCTGGTGGCGGGCAAGGTGGTACCTGCCGCGCCGGCCCGGCGGCGGGGCCCCGCGGCCTCGTACGGGGAACTCGCGCGGATCTCCGCACGGGCCTGGCAGCCGGTCGAGCGCGAACCGCTCGGCGAGTGGGAGCTGCGGGCCGCGTCCGGCTTCACCCGGCGCGCCAACTCGGTGCTGCCCCTCGGCGATCCCGGCGTGCCCCTGGACGAGGCACTGACGCGCGTACGGGAGTGGTACGCGGCCCGCGGGCTGCCCGCCTACGCGCAGACCGCGACGGGCGCGGCGGGGACGCAGGAACTGCTGTGCGCGGAACTCGAGTCGCGGGGGTGGGTGCGGGAGGTCTCCGCGGAACTGTGGATCGGGGCACTCGCGCCGGTGGCCGACCTGCCGGACCCGCCGGGACCCGGGCGGACGGTCGCGCTGTCGCGCGAGGCGGACGAGGGATGGCTGGGCCGCTACCAGCGCAAGGGCGTCGGCGAGGTGGCGCTGCGAGTGCTGGGCAGCGGGCCCTCGGTGTGGTTCGCGACCGTGCCGGGCGACGTGCCCGGCACGCCGGCGGCGATCGGCCGCTGTGTGGTGGACGGCCGCTGGGCCGGGTTCGCCGCGGTGGAGGTGGACCCCGCCCTGCGCCGCCGGGGCCTCGCCACCACGGTCATGACGGCGCTGGCCCGCCGTGCCCTGGACGAAGGGGCCTCTGCGGCCTGGCTCCAGGTGGAGACGGAGAACACGGGCGCCCGGGCCCTGTACGCCCGGATGGGCTTCGCCCCTCACCACACGTACCACCACTACCGCGCCCCGGCGCCTGCCCCGGCCCCGAGCCCCGAAGGGGGCGCGGGGAACCGTGCGGGCGGCCCCCGCGGGGAATTCGGTGGCGACGCCACGGACCGGTATCGATCGGCGTGA
- a CDS encoding transglutaminase-like domain-containing protein — protein sequence MRPLHPPGPEQSAEWRRRFGDEARAERPDLSVLCLLVGAQADDALTETGLDAAQIELDRLAGELPFRPGGPRSWATALAEHLGGTLGFRGTPGDYQRLQSSLLHEVLLRRRGLPILLSVVWMEVARRAGAPVYGVALPGHFVVGFGPPEQQVLVDPFDGGRVLTGTDASLMVAGATGAPLDPSMLSPADPLDVVLRILNNIRAWAAARPERSEVALWAVDLSLLLPSHPARLRYERAQLLVQRGDFLAGAVELDAYAEVVAAVDEPAADRVRRQAHAARAMLN from the coding sequence ATGCGTCCACTTCATCCTCCCGGGCCGGAGCAGAGCGCCGAGTGGCGGCGGCGGTTCGGCGACGAGGCACGGGCCGAACGCCCCGACCTGTCCGTCCTGTGCCTGCTGGTGGGCGCCCAGGCGGACGACGCGCTGACCGAGACCGGACTGGACGCGGCGCAGATCGAGCTGGACCGGCTGGCCGGGGAGCTCCCGTTCCGGCCGGGCGGGCCCCGGTCCTGGGCCACGGCGCTCGCCGAGCACCTCGGCGGCACCCTCGGGTTCCGCGGTACGCCGGGCGACTACCAGCGTCTGCAGTCCTCGCTGCTCCACGAGGTGCTGCTGCGCCGCCGCGGACTGCCCATCCTGCTCTCGGTGGTGTGGATGGAGGTGGCGAGGAGGGCCGGGGCACCCGTCTACGGGGTCGCCCTGCCCGGTCACTTCGTCGTCGGCTTCGGCCCGCCCGAGCAGCAGGTCCTCGTCGACCCCTTCGACGGCGGCCGGGTGCTGACCGGCACGGACGCCTCGCTGATGGTGGCCGGTGCCACCGGCGCGCCGCTCGACCCGTCGATGCTCTCGCCCGCCGATCCGCTCGACGTCGTCCTGCGCATCCTCAACAACATCCGGGCCTGGGCCGCGGCCCGGCCGGAGCGTTCCGAGGTCGCCCTGTGGGCGGTCGACCTCTCCCTCCTGCTCCCCTCGCACCCGGCCCGCCTGCGCTACGAGCGGGCTCAGCTGCTCGTCCAGCGCGGGGACTTCCTCGCGGGAGCCGTCGAGCTGGACGCGTACGCGGAGGTCGTGGCCGCCGTGGACGAACCGGCGGCCGACCGGGTGCGGCGTCAGGCGCATGCGGCGCGGGCGATGCTCAACTGA
- a CDS encoding DUF6113 family protein gives MNAAGRSYADRSNAGSVLAQPLRPPSAARIAAHLGLFVLGGVVAVTGALVQSGWFPGGLLLALAGAAGLFLGGMRATGGRAGAVVPAAGWMIAVVLLTASRPEGDFLFAAGAGSYLFLLGGMTVAVMCATLGRGRQPDGVAARLGK, from the coding sequence ATGAACGCGGCCGGTCGATCGTACGCGGACCGCTCGAACGCGGGCAGCGTGCTCGCCCAGCCCCTGCGACCGCCCTCGGCCGCCCGGATCGCCGCCCACCTGGGGCTCTTCGTGCTCGGCGGCGTGGTCGCGGTGACCGGCGCGCTGGTCCAGTCGGGCTGGTTCCCGGGCGGGCTGCTGCTCGCGCTGGCCGGGGCGGCGGGGCTGTTCCTCGGCGGAATGCGCGCGACCGGTGGCCGGGCCGGGGCCGTCGTGCCCGCCGCGGGCTGGATGATCGCCGTCGTGCTGCTCACCGCCAGCCGCCCCGAGGGCGACTTCCTCTTCGCCGCGGGGGCCGGTTCCTACCTCTTCCTGCTCGGCGGGATGACGGTCGCTGTGATGTGCGCCACCCTTGGCCGGGGGCGGCAACCGGACGGCGTCGCCGCCCGACTTGGCAAATGA